The following coding sequences are from one Epinephelus fuscoguttatus linkage group LG7, E.fuscoguttatus.final_Chr_v1 window:
- the pex10 gene encoding peroxisome biogenesis factor 10, whose amino-acid sequence MPLAPANQSQLIRSSQKDEYYQSFLRNNANEAVQTLAGSKRWLDWRREIELLSDLAYYGLTTFSGYQTLGEEYVNVIQVDPTKRQIPSRARRGLFILCHSFFPYLLDKVLVCLENELECGQESRSGVRQQQAASGLWSLESWLRRWMQRAVGLLTEPQRRACLPAVFVLHQGLTLLHRLHVALFYISGSFYHLSKRAAGISYLRVMGLNSDDGTIRSSYRLLGVVSLLQLLITVCLQLNNFRQKQRARQEWKLYRNLSPQHTHRSGPRAASCILCLEERRHSTSTPCGHLFCWECITEWCNTKAECPLCREKFQPHRLVYLRNYS is encoded by the exons ATGCCGCTCGCTCCTGCGAACCAGTCCCAGTTGATTCGGTCCAGTCAAAAGGACGAATATTATCAAAGCTTCCTGAGAAACAACGCAAACGAAGCTGTTCAAACACTTGCTG GGTCCAAACGATGGCTGGACTGGAGGAGAGAGATCGAGCTGCTGTCAGACCTTGCATACTATGGTTTAACAACATTCTCAG GTTACCAAACCCTGGGAGAGGAGTATGTCAATGTCATCCAGGTGGATCCCACTAAACGTCAAATCCCCTCTCGGGCCAGACGAGGCCTCTTCATCCTCTGCCATTCCTTCTTTCCTTACCTCCTGGACAAGGTCCTGGTGTGCCTGGAGAACGAGCTGGAATGTGGACAGGAGAGCCGCAGCGGTGTcaggcagcagcaggcagcatcTGGGCTGTGGAGCCTGGAGTCTTGGCTGAGGAGATGGATGCAGAGGGCCGTGGGGCTGCTGACAGAACCCCAGAGGAGAGCGTGCCTGCCAGCTGTGTTTGTCCTCCATCAGGGCCTGACCCTCCTGCACCGACTCCATGTGGCTCTATTCTACATCAGCGGCTCTTTCTATCATCTGTCCAAGAGGGCGGCTGGTATCAGCTAc CTGCGTGTGATGGGGCTCAACAGCGATGATGGGACCATCAGAAGCAGCTACAGGCTGCTGGGGGTGGTGTCCCTCCTCCAGCTTctcatcactgtgtgtctgcagctcaACAACTTTAGACAGAAGCAGAGAGCCAGACAGGAGTGGAAGCTCTACAGGAACCTCAG tcctcagcacacacacaggtctggCCCCAGAGCTGCTAGCTGTATCCTGTGcttggaggagaggagacactCTACCTCCACTCCCTGTGGACACCTCTTCTGCTGGGAGTGCATCACAGAGTGGTGCAACACCAAG gCGGAGTGCCCCCTGTGTCGGGAGAAGTTCCAGCCTCACCGACTGGTGTACCTGAGGAACTACAGCTAG